Proteins encoded in a region of the Zea mays cultivar B73 chromosome 2, Zm-B73-REFERENCE-NAM-5.0, whole genome shotgun sequence genome:
- the LOC103648258 gene encoding eukaryotic translation initiation factor 3 subunit I yields the protein MRPILMKGHERPLTFLRYNRDGDLLFSCAKDHTPTVWYADNGDRLGTYRGHNGAVWTCDVSRDSARLITGSADQTAKLWEVSTGKELFSFRFDAPARSVEFAIGDALAVVTTDNFMDHVPTVQVKRIAEDIDDQTEESALVITGIKGRINRAVWGPLNRTIITAGEDATIRIWDSETGQLLKESDKESGHQKTISSLSKSLDWSHFITGSLDKSAKLWDTRTLTLIKTYVTERPVNAVDISPTHDTVVLGGGQDAMNVTMTDRRAGKFEAKFYHKILQEEIGGVKGHFGPINALAFNPDGRSFSSGGEDGYVRLHHFDSDYFSIKM from the exons ATGAGGCCGATCCTGATGAAGGGCCACGAGCGCCCGCTGACGTTCCTGCGCTACAACCGCGACGGGGACCTCCTGTTCTCCTGCGCTAAGGACCACACCCCCACGGTCTGGTACGCCGACAACGGCGATCGCCTCGGCACCTACCGCGGCCACAACGGCGCCGTCTGGACCTGCGACGTCTCCCGCGACTCGGCGCGCCTCATTACCGGATCCGCCGACCAGACCGCAAAGCTATGGGAGGTCAGCACGGGGAAGGAGCTCTTCAGCTTTCGTTTCGACGCGCCCGCCAGGTCCGTCGAGTTCGCCATCGGGGACGCGCTCGCCGTCGTCACCACCGACAACTTCATGGACCACGTTCCCACCGTTCAGGTCAAGCGCATCGCCGAGGACATCGACGACC AGACGGAGGAGTCTGCACTCGTCATCAccggcatcaagggaaggatcaaCAGGGCCGTTTGGGGCCCGCTGAACAGGACCATTATCACTGCCGGGGAGGATGCCACCATTCGCATCTGGGACTCAGAG ACTGGACAGCTGCTGAAAGAGTCTGATAAAGAATCTGGACATCAGAAGACCATTTCATCGTTGTCAAAATCCTTGGACTGGTCGCATTTTATCACTGGCTCCTTGGATAAATCTGCAAAG CTATGGGATACAAGAACGCTAACCCTGATCAAGACGTATGTCACAGAGAGACCTGTTAATGCTGTTGACATCTCTCCCACTCATGATACT GTGGTTCTAGGAGGTGGTCAGGATGCAATGAATGTGACTATGACAGATCGCCGTGCTGGTAAATTCGAGGCTAAATTCTATCACAAG ATTTTGCAAGAGGAAATTGGTGGTGTTAAAGGACATTTTGGGCCAATTAATGCTTTGGCATTTAATCCTGATGGGCGGAG TTTTTCAAGTGGCGGTGAAGATGGTTATGTAAGGCTGCATCATTTTGATTCCGACTACTTCAGCATCAAGATGTAG
- the LOC103648259 gene encoding high mobility group nucleosome-binding domain-containing protein 5-like → MGKDRESAKLKEEKGSKDEIHMKVKSKGEPSGEEDGKEEVEVEIEAKFVEKEEVTGSGDGAGGKGTKKKDTKEKDKKKKEGGDDSGKAEEDNKGKAKDSEGKGQVKKEKKDGAGDDGGEEKGKEKKDKKDKGEKNDKEKKEKKKDKGAKEKTTDPVKLRAKLEKVDTKLQDLHAKREDILRQLKELDLEGGGKGKANEEKPAHVQTLEQGGESVVKEQSHVAAA, encoded by the coding sequence ATGGGGAAGGACAGAGAATCTGCCAAGCTGAAGGAGGAGAAGGGGTCCAAGGATGAGATCCATATGAAGGTCAAGAGCAAGGGCGAGCCGTCCGGCGAGGAAGACGGCAAGGAGGAGGTCGAGGTAGAGATTGAGGCCAAGTTTGTTGAGAAGGAAGAGGTCACAGGCTCGGGTGACGGTGCGGGAGGAAAGGGTACCAAGAAGAAGGATACAAAGGAGAAagacaagaaaaagaaggaagGTGGTGACGATTCAGGGAAGGCAGAGGAAGACAATAAGGGTAAAGCGAAGGATTCGGAGGGCAAGGGCCAagtgaagaaggaaaagaaggatGGTGCTGGGGACGACGGAGGCGAGGAGAAGGGCAAAGAAAAGAAAGATAAGAAGGACAAGGGTGAGAAGAATGACAAggagaagaaagagaagaagaaagacaagGGCGCCAAGGAGAAGACGACCGATCCCGTGAAGCTCAGAGCAAAGCTGGAGAAGGTGGACACCAAACTGCAAGACCTACATGCCAAGAGAGAAGATATCCTGAGGCAGCTGAAAGAGCTGGATCTGGAAGGAGGCGGCAAGGGGAAGGCCAACGAAGAGAAGCCTGCGCATGTACAGACTCTGGAACAGGGTGGAGAGAGCGTGGTCAAGGAACAGAGTCATGTCGCCGCAGCCTGA